One window from the genome of Pyrobaculum ferrireducens encodes:
- the cas2 gene encoding CRISPR-associated endonuclease Cas2: MELYLLVIYDISDDELRVRVADFLKSKGLVRVQRPAFIGPGSTALKREVEAGLAGLVRGRRGVNVQVFLLTGACYKTRSVVGDVRYEWDGGLVVT; this comes from the coding sequence GTGGAGCTGTATCTCTTGGTTATCTACGACATTTCTGATGACGAGTTGCGGGTTAGGGTTGCGGATTTTCTCAAGTCTAAGGGGCTTGTGAGAGTTCAGCGGCCTGCCTTTATTGGGCCTGGCTCCACCGCCCTTAAGCGTGAGGTGGAGGCGGGGCTGGCGGGGCTGGTGAGGGGGCGGCGTGGGGTGAACGTGCAGGTGTTCCTCCTGACGGGGGCGTGCTACAAGACGCGTTCTGTTGTCGGCGACGTGAGGTACGAGTGGGACGGGGGGCTCGTGGTGACGTAG
- the cas1 gene encoding CRISPR-associated endonuclease Cas1, producing the protein MKKDGKVEVAPPQVDSIVVAVPGAALSAKALAKAAEFGIDVVLMPGWRPVARLVPARYAPPVELWVRQAAAYVKRRVELARRFAQGKLENQSALLRHYAKMHRDAKLAKAAEEVLGYARALNAASSVAEVRQMEAAGARIYWSAYKTLVPPHLGFKKRLKRYDPGPVDPVNAALNVGYGLLKKECWRALHLAGLNPHIGYLHKPRRAQPALVYDLVEEFRPAVDKAVLALARRAPSALLDPAKRLEEMVKTAAALREDIQRQARSLAAAIRDGLGYVPWSLK; encoded by the coding sequence GTGAAAAAGGACGGGAAGGTGGAGGTGGCGCCGCCTCAGGTGGACTCCATAGTGGTGGCGGTGCCGGGGGCGGCTCTGAGCGCCAAGGCCCTGGCCAAGGCGGCTGAGTTCGGCATCGACGTGGTGCTGATGCCGGGGTGGAGGCCGGTGGCGAGGCTGGTCCCCGCCCGCTACGCCCCTCCGGTGGAGCTCTGGGTGAGGCAGGCCGCGGCTTACGTCAAGCGCCGGGTGGAGCTGGCGAGGAGGTTCGCCCAGGGGAAGCTGGAGAACCAGTCAGCCCTCCTCAGACACTACGCCAAGATGCACAGAGACGCCAAGCTGGCCAAAGCCGCGGAGGAGGTTCTGGGCTACGCCAGGGCCCTCAACGCCGCCAGCTCCGTGGCGGAGGTGAGGCAGATGGAGGCCGCCGGGGCGAGGATATACTGGAGTGCCTACAAAACCCTCGTCCCGCCCCACCTCGGCTTCAAGAAGAGGCTCAAGCGCTACGACCCCGGGCCCGTGGACCCGGTCAACGCCGCGCTGAACGTCGGCTACGGCCTCCTCAAGAAGGAGTGCTGGAGGGCCCTCCACCTCGCCGGCCTCAACCCCCACATCGGCTACCTCCACAAGCCCCGGAGGGCCCAGCCCGCCCTCGTGTACGACCTGGTGGAGGAGTTCCGCCCCGCCGTGGACAAGGCCGTCCTAGCCCTCGCCAGGAGGGCCCCCAGCGCCCTCCTCGACCCCGCCAAGAGGCTTGAGGAGATGGTTAAAACCGCCGCCGCGCTGAGGGAGGACATCCAGCGCCAGGCCCGGTCCCTAGCCGCCGCCATAAGAGACGGCCTCGGCTACGTGCCGTGGAGCTTGAAGTAG
- the cas4a gene encoding type I-A CRISPR-associated protein Cas4/Csa1, which yields MARLAEYVSRMPRHVSEELRGWRWSEPPLLHTSAVYLSFSDVSYGVCPTGRDVYLRRVARVKSQVLPPEVEVGYVVHAAYSAAVASAKMLALAGVATGQDFIDSMRARFEEFIHGLYASQRWGLTREEVFKTAWPVWDHASVIFGGALERGRAKRLSGDSLAAYVAPFHVEYPVEGYRLGLTQGYVDALLPPAVPVEIKVGAAAHWHRVELAAYALALEATLHTPVDFGVLVYVQPEPFHYYYAVVPIGDSLRLEFAEARDRKARLVESGVDPGAPEKCSKQCPYYHYCEVAGAGRLGGAAVLPQRRLRLGEKGREGGGGAASGGLHSGGGAGGGSERQGPGQGG from the coding sequence GTGGCCCGGCTGGCTGAGTACGTGTCGAGGATGCCGCGGCACGTCTCCGAGGAGCTTAGGGGGTGGCGGTGGAGCGAGCCCCCCCTTCTCCACACCTCGGCGGTCTACCTCTCCTTCAGCGACGTGTCCTACGGCGTGTGCCCCACGGGGAGGGACGTCTACCTCAGGCGGGTGGCTAGGGTGAAGTCGCAGGTCCTCCCGCCGGAGGTGGAGGTGGGGTACGTGGTCCACGCGGCCTACTCCGCCGCGGTGGCGTCGGCGAAGATGCTGGCCCTCGCCGGCGTCGCCACGGGGCAGGACTTTATAGACTCCATGAGGGCGAGGTTTGAGGAGTTTATCCACGGCCTCTACGCCAGCCAGCGGTGGGGCCTCACCAGGGAGGAGGTGTTCAAGACGGCGTGGCCGGTTTGGGACCACGCCTCGGTTATTTTCGGAGGCGCGCTGGAGAGGGGGAGGGCCAAGAGGCTGTCCGGCGACTCCCTCGCCGCCTACGTCGCGCCCTTCCACGTGGAGTACCCCGTCGAGGGCTACCGCCTAGGCCTCACACAGGGCTACGTAGACGCCTTGTTGCCCCCGGCGGTGCCCGTCGAGATCAAGGTGGGGGCCGCCGCGCACTGGCACCGGGTGGAGCTGGCGGCCTACGCCCTGGCTCTCGAGGCCACGCTCCACACCCCAGTTGACTTCGGCGTGTTGGTCTACGTCCAGCCGGAGCCCTTCCACTACTACTACGCCGTGGTGCCCATAGGCGACTCCCTGAGGCTGGAGTTCGCCGAGGCCCGGGACCGCAAGGCGAGGCTGGTGGAGTCCGGCGTGGACCCGGGGGCTCCGGAGAAATGTTCAAAACAGTGCCCGTACTACCACTACTGTGAGGTGGCTGGTGCTGGACGGCTGGGGGGAGCGGCTGTACTTCCGCAGAGGCGTCTTCGTCTTGGTGAAAAAGGACGGGAAGGTGGAGGTGGCGCCGCCTCAGGTGGACTCCATAGTGGTGGCGGTGCCGGGGGCGGCTCTGAGCGCCAAGGCCCTGGCCAAGGCGGCTGA
- the cas4 gene encoding CRISPR-associated protein Cas4 — MCITPTDVKHYLYCPGIIAAKRIGAEEPPAEYLSERRPLPPELAAGYRRVEAEVPLRRPSLRGVADYIAVDRWGGVVPIETKAGPGPPATPEIYQLAAYMWMAETRGPVRYGILIKDKPHTIPYTPDLAEALMTIIKNIAQIYAGRDPPYVTRRCAACGYARHCIYKNTRRA, encoded by the coding sequence GTGTGTATAACACCCACCGACGTGAAGCACTACCTCTACTGCCCGGGGATAATCGCGGCGAAGAGGATAGGCGCCGAGGAGCCCCCAGCCGAGTACCTCTCCGAGAGGCGGCCCCTCCCCCCGGAGCTCGCCGCAGGCTACAGGCGGGTAGAGGCGGAGGTCCCCCTGAGGAGGCCCTCTCTCCGCGGCGTTGCGGACTACATCGCCGTGGATAGGTGGGGAGGCGTGGTGCCCATAGAGACCAAGGCAGGGCCTGGGCCCCCCGCGACCCCCGAGATCTACCAGCTAGCCGCCTACATGTGGATGGCCGAGACCCGCGGCCCCGTGAGATACGGCATATTGATAAAAGACAAGCCCCACACCATCCCCTACACCCCGGACCTCGCAGAGGCCCTCATGACCATCATAAAAAACATAGCCCAGATATACGCCGGCCGCGACCCCCCGTACGTCACGAGGCGATGCGCCGCCTGCGGCTACGCCAGACACTGCATATACAAAAACACACGCCGCGCCTAG
- a CDS encoding gamma-glutamylcyclotransferase family protein, translated as MYLFVYGTLKRGCVNHWLLQGAEYVGEAYAPGFTLYVDLIPYAVRAPGCMVEGEVYEAGEEVVERVDQLEFPAGYARARTRVVLKDGRRLAAWIYIHPEARSRICLDERYQC; from the coding sequence GTGTACCTCTTTGTCTACGGCACCTTGAAGAGGGGTTGCGTCAACCACTGGCTCCTCCAGGGGGCTGAGTACGTGGGCGAGGCGTACGCCCCCGGCTTCACTCTCTACGTCGACTTAATCCCCTACGCCGTCCGCGCGCCTGGCTGTATGGTTGAGGGAGAGGTCTACGAGGCGGGCGAGGAGGTGGTCGAGAGGGTGGACCAGCTGGAGTTCCCAGCGGGCTACGCCAGGGCCCGTACCCGCGTCGTGTTGAAAGACGGCCGGCGGCTGGCCGCGTGGATCTACATCCACCCAGAGGCGCGGAGCCGCATATGCCTCGACGAGCGCTACCAGTGCTAG
- a CDS encoding CRISPR-associated protein, with translation MKVVIKPLGYARLAARPLSTPTVAARDAAAAAPPPSTLLGLLGALAGVTTQCPGNGPEAAERQLEQLAEVLGVKRIWGPLVEIDGALYAPGAALLYQIEPKGAAAKPVDVRQLHVVRRIGLALGPHKTAAPGYLYSATYVAERAAYIYYVEARGLKRGVARLGGEGRLATVEIQDGQLPIPPPSQIDGTALVISPLLAPEGKLPDCLKPLGTLKKEKDRFEPDHKVKLVQWGLGFSEVCRERRPMYPALPPGTVVEARGCRGNEGYLAELGYGALLPIQLENCGTRQTPPRDCTASIP, from the coding sequence ATGAAAGTAGTCATAAAGCCCCTAGGCTACGCCCGCCTCGCCGCCAGGCCCCTATCGACGCCCACAGTCGCCGCCAGAGACGCCGCGGCCGCCGCCCCGCCCCCCTCCACCCTCCTAGGCCTGCTAGGCGCGCTGGCGGGAGTAACAACGCAGTGCCCCGGCAACGGGCCGGAAGCCGCCGAAAGACAGCTGGAACAGCTCGCCGAGGTCCTGGGGGTCAAGCGGATATGGGGCCCCCTCGTGGAGATAGACGGCGCCCTCTACGCCCCCGGCGCCGCCCTCCTATACCAGATAGAGCCCAAGGGCGCGGCGGCCAAGCCCGTCGACGTCAGGCAGCTACACGTGGTGAGGAGGATCGGGCTCGCCCTCGGCCCCCACAAGACAGCCGCCCCCGGCTACCTCTACAGCGCCACCTACGTCGCCGAGAGGGCCGCCTACATATACTACGTCGAGGCACGGGGGCTGAAGAGAGGCGTCGCCAGACTTGGAGGAGAAGGCAGACTAGCCACCGTCGAGATACAAGACGGCCAACTCCCAATACCGCCACCCAGCCAGATAGACGGCACCGCCCTCGTCATATCCCCACTCCTCGCCCCCGAAGGCAAGCTACCAGACTGCCTCAAACCACTGGGCACCCTCAAGAAAGAGAAAGACCGCTTTGAGCCAGACCACAAAGTCAAACTAGTGCAGTGGGGCCTAGGCTTCTCCGAAGTATGCAGAGAGAGGAGGCCCATGTACCCAGCCCTCCCCCCCGGCACAGTGGTGGAGGCAAGGGGGTGCAGAGGTAACGAAGGCTACCTAGCCGAACTCGGCTACGGCGCCCTCCTACCTATCCAACTAGAAAACTGCGGGACACGCCAAACGCCGCCCCGGGACTGCACCGCCTCTATACCTTAA
- the cas10 gene encoding type III-B CRISPR-associated protein Cas10/Cmr2, giving the protein MDWFAKAWALLHDPPYKALWPLGFKPLGGTTHEEEARRLLDLVLQGTKLGGGAPDEKTAKAVQAADMLASSFDRWALAPEGEARYWVKPKELVNPFNPALRTPLEIPAFDELRQRVMKYAEKVNEAVKAAGDEREAYFALYAAYELAWIDAGLPALPADTRMPTHTIFDHLYATAAVLNWIDENGSLRDDGCLLEIDIPGIQSLISSARKAGDYRAGSFLVSLAVWGTAWRYMEKYGPDVLLSPSPRFNPFHYLQVFHYVQIRKWKSEWGSKAYGLYTSVLSKALGMAAEHQFVKQIVEHAPVVPGTAYLALPSCDEARRAVDYFEEVLDDIRATALGEKEPWLPLVKAPGGDVLKIAKAALAKIPRRYLPLRVRTASIKEARPCAEEAAKGVGERAEFEVDPMRFIFWALLDVLRRKPAVPHAVYWFGKGGVPRFAQHYDGTWMHSTLDPDQPAVLRLSGVFVNGVLDYDDETKKVLGQLGVQNYNELKKVFKPKEALGPVDVLRRALYYRYRNKIDSVEAVALMRHYRMGYFKKCDELRRKVEEILDGGDAELLFGSSEAADKALAEAPKICDGDASLPPPTLMYAIVRADADNIGKLISGCLPAAPQPPDADVEGDIEQWKRDAERFRRLVKAVKEAFKEEVERVCGRGWTGAYVVPSPAYYATLSASLMITALKDVYIAMKHSGEVVFAGGDDLLVFAPMATAFDLASESRKAFEGDGGFHKLGAYVIPALAAYGKSYSIRAAHAITDFMAHEVNAAADLLEKAKDAVPGKDALAVSTSTGHAGFAKTQDAKLLKEIAEDYRTGKLSRNLPYDLERAYPPDTKCQNEEACLEAAKAVFTYVAQRNVKSGAQTAPTDLLKLLTNLEAREHGVGEPRKAEETPRWKTADLWKNAVELLKALREWA; this is encoded by the coding sequence ATGGACTGGTTCGCCAAGGCCTGGGCCCTTCTCCACGACCCCCCATATAAGGCCCTCTGGCCCCTCGGCTTTAAGCCGCTCGGCGGCACCACCCACGAAGAGGAGGCCCGCAGGCTGTTGGATCTAGTCCTACAAGGCACCAAGCTTGGGGGCGGCGCCCCCGACGAGAAGACAGCCAAGGCCGTCCAGGCCGCGGACATGCTGGCCTCCTCCTTCGACAGGTGGGCCCTGGCGCCGGAGGGCGAGGCCAGGTACTGGGTAAAGCCAAAGGAGCTGGTCAACCCATTCAACCCCGCCCTGAGAACTCCTCTGGAAATCCCGGCATTTGATGAGCTCAGGCAGAGGGTGATGAAATACGCCGAGAAAGTCAACGAGGCGGTCAAGGCCGCGGGCGACGAGAGGGAGGCCTACTTCGCCCTATACGCCGCGTACGAGCTGGCTTGGATAGACGCCGGCCTCCCCGCGCTCCCCGCAGACACCCGGATGCCCACCCACACGATCTTCGACCACCTGTACGCCACCGCCGCGGTGCTGAACTGGATAGATGAAAACGGAAGCCTAAGGGACGACGGCTGCCTTTTAGAAATAGACATCCCGGGGATCCAGAGTTTAATATCGTCGGCTAGGAAGGCGGGGGACTACAGGGCGGGTAGCTTCCTAGTCTCGCTGGCGGTGTGGGGCACCGCGTGGAGATACATGGAGAAATACGGCCCAGACGTGTTGCTCTCGCCGTCGCCCCGCTTCAACCCATTCCACTATCTACAAGTATTTCATTACGTGCAAATAAGGAAATGGAAATCGGAGTGGGGCAGTAAGGCGTATGGATTGTACACATCTGTGTTGAGCAAGGCGCTGGGCATGGCGGCGGAGCATCAGTTCGTTAAGCAGATCGTCGAACATGCGCCCGTCGTCCCAGGCACGGCCTATCTCGCCCTTCCCAGCTGTGACGAAGCGCGCAGGGCCGTTGACTATTTTGAAGAGGTCCTCGACGACATTAGAGCGACGGCGCTGGGGGAGAAGGAGCCGTGGCTACCGTTAGTGAAGGCGCCGGGCGGCGACGTCTTGAAAATCGCGAAGGCCGCCTTGGCTAAGATCCCCCGGAGGTACCTACCGCTAAGGGTCCGAACCGCGTCTATAAAAGAGGCGCGGCCCTGCGCTGAGGAAGCCGCCAAGGGGGTGGGGGAGAGGGCCGAGTTCGAGGTAGATCCCATGAGGTTTATCTTCTGGGCCTTGCTGGATGTCCTGCGCAGAAAGCCCGCCGTACCGCACGCCGTCTATTGGTTTGGAAAAGGCGGCGTACCCAGGTTCGCCCAGCACTACGACGGCACGTGGATGCACAGCACCCTCGACCCGGATCAGCCAGCCGTGCTGAGGCTGTCGGGGGTCTTTGTCAACGGCGTGCTGGACTACGACGACGAAACCAAAAAGGTGCTGGGCCAACTCGGCGTCCAGAACTACAACGAGCTGAAGAAGGTCTTCAAGCCTAAGGAGGCCCTAGGCCCCGTAGATGTGCTCAGACGCGCGCTTTACTACAGATACCGGAACAAGATAGACTCTGTAGAAGCCGTGGCGTTGATGCGGCACTACAGGATGGGGTACTTCAAGAAATGCGACGAGCTCCGGCGCAAGGTCGAGGAGATCTTAGATGGAGGCGACGCCGAGCTCCTCTTCGGCTCCTCAGAGGCGGCCGACAAGGCGCTTGCAGAAGCGCCAAAGATATGCGACGGGGACGCCAGCCTCCCACCCCCCACGCTCATGTACGCCATAGTTAGAGCGGATGCCGACAACATAGGGAAGCTGATCTCCGGGTGCCTCCCAGCGGCGCCGCAACCTCCCGACGCAGATGTCGAGGGAGACATAGAGCAATGGAAGAGGGACGCGGAGCGGTTCCGGAGGCTTGTAAAGGCTGTAAAGGAGGCGTTTAAAGAAGAGGTGGAGAGGGTGTGCGGGAGGGGCTGGACGGGGGCTTACGTGGTTCCGTCCCCAGCCTACTACGCAACGCTCTCCGCCTCGTTGATGATCACAGCTCTAAAAGATGTATACATCGCCATGAAGCACAGCGGCGAGGTCGTCTTCGCGGGAGGCGACGACTTGTTGGTATTCGCGCCTATGGCGACCGCGTTTGACCTAGCTAGCGAGAGCAGAAAAGCATTTGAGGGAGACGGGGGATTCCACAAACTCGGCGCGTATGTCATCCCGGCGCTTGCGGCCTACGGCAAGAGCTACTCCATAAGAGCCGCTCACGCCATCACTGACTTCATGGCCCACGAGGTGAACGCCGCCGCAGACCTCCTCGAAAAGGCGAAAGACGCGGTCCCCGGCAAAGACGCCCTCGCCGTATCCACCTCCACGGGTCACGCCGGCTTTGCCAAAACCCAAGACGCCAAACTCCTCAAAGAAATCGCCGAGGACTACAGGACCGGCAAACTCAGCCGAAACCTCCCCTACGACCTAGAAAGGGCCTACCCCCCAGACACCAAATGCCAAAACGAGGAGGCCTGCCTAGAAGCCGCCAAAGCCGTGTTCACCTACGTCGCCCAGCGCAACGTGAAGAGCGGCGCCCAGACAGCCCCCACCGACCTCCTCAAACTGCTGACAAATCTCGAAGCCAGGGAACACGGCGTGGGGGAACCCCGCAAGGCGGAGGAGACGCCGCGGTGGAAAACCGCCGATCTGTGGAAAAACGCGGTTGAGCTGTTGAAAGCCCTGAGGGAGTGGGCATGA
- the cmr4 gene encoding type III-B CRISPR module RAMP protein Cmr4, giving the protein MAGRILWVLALTSLHPGVGRSEEAYVDLPVQRDEFGLPAIWASSLKGAVRAKAEGGLFDGPACVDASKAEDCAKVIAAFGPKPEAASEHSAAVSFLDAKLFAIPARSLKGVWLYVTSPLLFGFAKLYAEALGEGLNLPQLPPVAPGEVALSDKSYAVGDHAVINEIKLKVSSQQAPRLDIGPFKKVSQILGAQPGFAVVSDEDLPRIVRRSLMVQYRVRLKKETKTVEVGPWSEEYIPPFTAFVTGIHCNGRARTAVKVKVRSNDPNKFEEHTVQLKQFDPCEYVESKAKGPLWIGGKETVGKGLVEIL; this is encoded by the coding sequence ATGGCGGGGAGAATTCTCTGGGTCCTGGCCTTGACCTCTCTGCACCCCGGCGTGGGCCGTTCTGAGGAGGCGTATGTGGACCTGCCTGTCCAGAGGGATGAGTTCGGCCTCCCCGCCATATGGGCATCCAGCCTGAAGGGCGCGGTGAGGGCTAAGGCGGAGGGCGGGCTCTTCGATGGCCCCGCCTGCGTCGACGCGTCTAAGGCTGAAGACTGCGCCAAGGTGATAGCAGCTTTCGGCCCCAAGCCAGAGGCCGCCTCTGAGCACTCGGCGGCGGTGTCTTTCCTCGACGCGAAGCTCTTCGCAATCCCGGCCCGGTCCCTCAAGGGGGTGTGGCTCTACGTGACGTCGCCGCTTTTATTCGGCTTCGCGAAGCTCTACGCTGAGGCTCTGGGAGAGGGGCTCAACTTGCCCCAGCTTCCCCCGGTGGCTCCTGGGGAGGTGGCCCTCTCCGATAAGTCGTACGCGGTTGGAGACCACGCGGTGATCAACGAGATCAAGCTCAAGGTGTCTTCACAACAGGCGCCCCGCCTCGACATCGGCCCGTTTAAGAAGGTGTCGCAAATACTGGGCGCACAGCCCGGCTTCGCTGTGGTGAGCGACGAGGATCTGCCGAGGATTGTCAGGAGGAGCCTCATGGTGCAGTACAGGGTGAGGCTCAAGAAGGAGACCAAGACCGTCGAGGTGGGGCCGTGGAGCGAGGAGTACATCCCGCCCTTCACGGCGTTCGTGACCGGCATACACTGCAACGGGAGGGCGAGGACCGCCGTTAAGGTCAAGGTGCGCTCTAATGATCCTAATAAGTTCGAAGAACACACGGTGCAGTTGAAACAGTTCGACCCGTGCGAGTACGTAGAATCTAAGGCTAAGGGCCCGTTGTGGATCGGGGGGAAGGAGACGGTGGGGAAGGGCCTCGTGGAGATACTATGA
- the cmr5 gene encoding type III-B CRISPR module-associated protein Cmr5 — protein sequence MTWLEKALACVKYVEAYCDEDARSAFRTRARQIPSEIYYVGSAYAFAILAARSSEKDIYAGGSFEEKVKAICGDRGKGREEKGYALYGACLLEAFRELGIPVNNLAETLKSLDERGALVDLELAEYVDWLKKLAEAKFEAER from the coding sequence ATGACGTGGCTTGAGAAGGCGCTGGCCTGCGTGAAGTACGTCGAGGCCTACTGCGATGAAGACGCCAGGTCGGCGTTTAGGACGAGGGCTAGGCAGATCCCCTCCGAGATCTATTACGTCGGCTCGGCCTACGCCTTCGCCATACTGGCCGCGAGATCCAGCGAGAAGGACATATACGCCGGGGGGAGCTTCGAGGAGAAGGTTAAGGCCATCTGCGGCGATAGGGGGAAGGGGAGGGAGGAGAAGGGCTACGCCCTCTACGGGGCCTGCCTTCTGGAGGCGTTTAGGGAGCTGGGGATACCGGTAAACAACCTCGCCGAGACTTTAAAGTCGCTGGACGAGAGGGGGGCTCTCGTGGATTTAGAGCTGGCGGAGTACGTGGACTGGCTTAAGAAGCTGGCTGAGGCCAAGTTCGAGGCTGAGAGATGA
- a CDS encoding RAMP superfamily CRISPR-associated protein, with protein sequence MRAQFDLTIATPLSVGWYRPNILDTQSFIRPTSIKGVWRWWARAFVGGVLYERGCLRARRGKLVFLEPDLDVVRRISQITGKVLGLGYAGGGDASASRFRIVVRVLGRPYIGSVTRASRYVEYGYGKRAEFQRFNLLSLSDKVEYALGGRFRLEISGRGVDSKIFTLGLQMLAVALTLSGLGKGSRKGLGSLDMTWSDFLPRTSVGKLIEEVRASLENLITDRCGGPQRELPPMPVVTKASLDMRLASVYRVVGLDAPSLHNFFLRPQRARVTVGSPKGQDELRRRLEAWVLGLPREQRGTGYIAEVDRRASTFMVAYHGQGHWFNSSGEAGGYLTVLVSGDWPTSITWSNTGERELSIDAAKVISAYLTAFHEFEDYVKKMGGTIAAIW encoded by the coding sequence ATGAGGGCTCAGTTTGACTTGACTATCGCGACGCCGCTGTCCGTGGGGTGGTATCGGCCAAATATATTGGATACTCAGTCTTTCATCAGGCCTACGTCTATCAAGGGAGTGTGGCGTTGGTGGGCGAGGGCTTTTGTGGGCGGCGTTTTGTACGAAAGGGGTTGTCTCCGGGCGCGTAGGGGTAAATTGGTGTTTTTGGAGCCTGATCTTGATGTTGTGCGGAGGATAAGCCAGATAACTGGTAAAGTGCTGGGGCTGGGTTATGCAGGTGGTGGAGATGCCTCTGCGTCTAGGTTTAGGATAGTTGTGAGGGTTTTGGGGAGGCCGTATATAGGTTCTGTTACGAGAGCAAGTCGCTACGTGGAGTATGGCTATGGTAAGAGGGCTGAGTTTCAGAGGTTTAACCTGCTATCGTTATCTGATAAGGTTGAGTACGCGCTTGGTGGGAGATTTAGGTTGGAGATATCCGGTAGAGGGGTGGATTCGAAGATCTTCACGCTAGGCCTCCAGATGTTAGCGGTTGCTCTCACTCTTTCGGGCCTGGGGAAGGGCTCTAGGAAGGGGCTTGGTTCACTAGATATGACGTGGTCCGACTTCTTGCCCCGGACTTCAGTAGGCAAGCTTATAGAGGAGGTTAGGGCCTCGCTGGAGAATCTGATAACTGATAGATGCGGGGGTCCTCAGAGGGAGTTGCCGCCGATGCCTGTGGTGACCAAGGCGTCGCTGGATATGAGGCTGGCTTCTGTGTACCGAGTCGTGGGCTTGGATGCTCCGTCTCTACACAACTTCTTTCTGCGGCCTCAGAGGGCTAGGGTGACTGTCGGTAGCCCTAAGGGCCAGGACGAGCTCAGGCGGAGGCTTGAGGCGTGGGTTTTGGGCCTGCCGCGGGAGCAGAGGGGGACTGGATACATCGCGGAAGTGGATAGGAGGGCCTCGACGTTTATGGTGGCGTACCACGGCCAGGGCCATTGGTTCAACTCCTCCGGGGAGGCCGGCGGCTACCTGACGGTGTTGGTGTCGGGGGATTGGCCGACATCGATTACGTGGAGCAACACGGGAGAAAGGGAGCTGTCTATAGACGCGGCTAAGGTTATTTCTGCTTATTTAACGGCTTTCCACGAGTTTGAGGATTATGTCAAGAAGATGGGGGGAACTATAGCGGCGATATGGTGA
- the cmr6 gene encoding type III-B CRISPR module RAMP protein Cmr6 has translation MVRGAGKRRGGKSKKLEEEIIKIIRGALARLCSDSYNVVSCFNLAFLESMREAAGLGLKPPLFSREAVAYLYEKPPMYLRPDVVGRYVEAVMEAAKSVFRPVYRFEFTLETRLVIHTKWPYLPLEIGISWHPIFNIPYIPATSLKGALRATFPNSLCELDKTALFGEQSEEGKLTVFDAYPVKWEKLVEPDVITPHYKEVSGVIHEAAADPIPLVFPAIPPGVTFAFIIGVKSHGLGSECVTELFNAVRDALRLGVGAKTAIGYGIFK, from the coding sequence ATGGTGAGAGGAGCCGGAAAGAGGCGCGGGGGAAAGTCTAAGAAGTTAGAGGAGGAGATTATCAAGATCATAAGGGGGGCCTTAGCTAGGCTGTGTAGCGATAGCTACAACGTGGTGTCGTGTTTTAATCTTGCGTTTTTAGAGTCAATGCGCGAGGCGGCGGGGCTGGGGCTTAAGCCCCCGCTGTTCTCTAGAGAGGCCGTGGCGTATCTATATGAGAAGCCTCCTATGTATTTACGTCCTGACGTTGTTGGGCGATATGTAGAGGCGGTTATGGAGGCTGCTAAGTCAGTTTTTAGGCCGGTGTACAGGTTTGAGTTTACGCTCGAGACGAGGCTTGTTATTCATACCAAGTGGCCTTATCTGCCTCTGGAGATCGGGATCTCATGGCATCCTATTTTCAACATTCCCTATATACCGGCTACCTCTCTAAAAGGCGCGTTGAGAGCAACCTTTCCTAACTCTTTATGCGAATTGGATAAGACAGCTCTATTCGGGGAACAATCTGAGGAGGGGAAACTAACAGTGTTTGATGCCTATCCAGTAAAGTGGGAAAAGCTGGTGGAGCCCGACGTCATCACGCCGCACTATAAGGAGGTAAGTGGCGTCATTCATGAGGCCGCCGCCGATCCGATACCGCTTGTGTTTCCCGCGATTCCCCCAGGTGTTACATTCGCCTTTATAATTGGCGTTAAGAGCCACGGCCTAGGCTCTGAATGTGTTACTGAACTTTTTAACGCTGTCAGAGACGCGTTACGCCTAGGGGTAGGCGCCAAGACAGCAATAGGTTACGGAATATTTAAATAA